TGCGCGGACAGCGGGTCATGATGGACCGCGATCTGGCGGCTCTGTACGGCGTTAAGACCGGAGCTTTGAACCAGGCCGTGAGCCGCAATATGGAGCGCTTTCCGGAACACTTCATGTTTCAGCTGACGGCTAAGGAGACGGAAAATTGGATATCACAAATTGTGATATCCAATTCGGGCCTTAAAATGGGCCAACGCAAGCGTCCGTATGCGTTCACCGAGCAAGGAGTCTCGTCGCTGTCAGCCGTGCTGAGGAGCAAACGCGCGATCCGAGTCTACATCGAGATCATAGACGCCTTCGTGAGCATGAGGCGCGTGCTCGGGAACAATAAGAAGCTCGCCCAACGCATGGAAAAGGCGGAGGAGCAGTTGAGCCGCCATGAGGGGGAGATCAACACGCTGTTCGAGGATATCGAGGCGCTCTCGAATCCGTCGACGGGGCCGAAGCGCAGCATCGGCTTCTCGGGGGCTTGATTAAACGATGCCGCGGCCCTATCCTTACGCCATGACCCCTCGCCTGCGGCTCGTAGCACTCCTGTGCCTCGCGGCCGTCTCCGCGCGCGCCTTGGACTGCTCGACGGTCAAGCCCGGCGCCAGGGACTTCTCCCTGGAAGAGCTCGCCTGCCTGAAGACGGGCCCCGCCGCCGGCGACGCGGCGGCCATGTTCCAGGCCCTGTCCTCGGTCCAGTGGCCTCCCGGCCTGACCCGGAGCCTGACCCAGGCCGGCCTGCGCGTGCGCTTCGCCGCCCCGAACGCGCGCGCCCAGACGGAGCAGAGCGGCGTCTACGACTGGCAGGACAAGACGATCTACCTGTGGGACCGCCCCCGGGCCGCGGTGGTCGTCCACGAGCTCGGCCACGCGATCGACGACCTGCTGCGGCCCGACGAGCTCGGCTCCGACCCGTGCCGGGTCATGACCTCGAACACCGACGAGGAGTTCACGGGGCTCTGGAAGGCGTACCTGCGCCGCGTCAACGCACACATGGGCATCAAGGTCGACGACGACGGCGGGCGCCTCCTGCCGATCAGCGAGGGCTCGGCCCGGGCGTTCCTGGGGAGCTTCTCGGGCAGCGCGTCGGGCTGGTTCACCGACCTGCCCCTGTTCGACGACCCCAAGAACCCCATCACCGGACCCCGCGGCTATCTCGCCATCCAGGAATACTGGGCCGAGACCGTCCAGCGCCGCGTCACCTCGAGCGCGTGGCTGAAGGCGAGAGACGAGAAGGCCTTTGCTTATATCGAGCGGAAGCTCGCCCAGGCCGAGAAGGGCCCGCTTGAGACGGTGAAGCTCCCCGTCGACGCGAGCCGCTGCAAGAACGTCCGCTAGCGTCGCGGCGGAAGGCCGGGCGGGTCCTCCGCTTCGGCGGCATGCAACTATTTCGGAGGCTCGATCGTATGGTAAGTGGGAGCCCGGGCTACTTGTTCGTCTTGCCGAGGGCCGCTTCGAGCAGGACGACGATCTCGCTGCTGATCGAGCGGCGTTCGGCGTCCGCCCGCTTGGCGAGCTTCTCGTAAAGATCCTTCGGTATCGAGGCCGAAGTCCGAACGAGATTGCCGGTCGATTTTTGACGCATGATGCTCCTATTGACAAATACGTCTTAGTGATGTATAATGATGCACAACAGCGCGGCGCGGTCCGTTCCTAGCGATTCATTTTAGCTTAGGAGGTGGGATCATGGGGAAATCCTATGCGGCCGGAACGCTGGAGTCTTTGATGCGCCCCGCCCGGGGGCGCCGGGTGCTGCTGGATCGCGACGCGGCGGAATACTTCCAAGTCCGCTTGAGCACGCTCAGCGCGACCGTCGAGAGGCGGCGCGATCGGTTCCCGGGGGACTTCTTGCTCGCATTCCGGGGCTGCGAGGCCGCCGGCATCGAGCGGCGATACGGGGTGTCGAGACCCCGGAAGTTCGTCCGGGCGTTCACCGAAGTCGGGATCGAGGCGTTGGCGGGATCGTTGAAGTCTGAGCGGGCGATCGCGCATAGCCTTGAGACCATCCGCCGCTTCTTCGCCGATCGCGAGCGGCTGCGGTCGCGGGGAGGAAAGTCATGAACCCCGCGAGCTACGCGAAGCTTCTGGAAACGATCAAGGCTCGCATCCATTCGGCTCGGGTGCGAAGAAGTCAATTTTGCAGACAGTGTCTGCAAAATTGAGCTGGTCCCACAATACGGCTCTCATCGACAAGATCAAGAACGAAACGATCAGGGACTGGTATGCCCGCCAAGCTCTCGAGAACGGTTGGAGCTTGAATGTGCTGCTGTTCCATATCGCCGCGGATCTATTTGGACGGCAAGGAAAGGCGGTCAACAATTTTTCCCGAACGCTGCCTGAGGAGGGGTCTGATCTGGCGCGGGCCATACTGAAGGATCCCTATGATCTGGAGTTCCTCGGACTCGACGGTGACGCGGACGAGCGCGTAACCGAGAAAGGTCTTATCGATCGTCTTCAGCGCTTCCTGCTCGAATTGGGCATCGGATTCGCTTTCGTGGGCCGGCAAGTGCGTCTGGACGTCGGCGGAGAAGACTTTTTCTTGGACCTGCTTTTTTACCACTGTCGCCTGCGCTGTTATGTCGTGTTAGAGCTGAAAGCCGGGAAATTCAAGCCTGAGCACGCGGGAAAGATGAGCTTCTATCTGGCGGCCGTCGATGATAAACTGCGCCACCCGGAAGACCGCCCGAGTATCGGGATCATTCTGTGCCGCTCGAAGAGCAGCGTCCTGGTCGAATATTCCCTGCGCGCGACGGGCAAGCCGATCGGAGTCGCGTCCTACACGCTGGC
Above is a genomic segment from Elusimicrobiota bacterium containing:
- a CDS encoding ORF6N domain-containing protein, yielding MEITKIGMLIYVVRGQRVMMDRDLAALYGVKTGALNQAVSRNMERFPEHFMFQLTAKETENWISQIVISNSGLKMGQRKRPYAFTEQGVSSLSAVLRSKRAIRVYIEIIDAFVSMRRVLGNNKKLAQRMEKAEEQLSRHEGEINTLFEDIEALSNPSTGPKRSIGFSGA
- a CDS encoding Arc family DNA-binding protein, with translation MRQKSTGNLVRTSASIPKDLYEKLAKRADAERRSISSEIVVLLEAALGKTNK
- a CDS encoding ORF6N domain-containing protein, which gives rise to MGKSYAAGTLESLMRPARGRRVLLDRDAAEYFQVRLSTLSATVERRRDRFPGDFLLAFRGCEAAGIERRYGVSRPRKFVRAFTEVGIEALAGSLKSERAIAHSLETIRRFFADRERLRSRGGKS
- a CDS encoding DUF1016 family protein, which codes for MSGRSRIALRPSAASSPIASGCGRGEESHEPRELREASGNDQGSHPFGSGAKKSILQTVSAKLSWSHNTALIDKIKNETIRDWYARQALENGWSLNVLLFHIAADLFGRQGKAVNNFSRTLPEEGSDLARAILKDPYDLEFLGLDGDADERVTEKGLIDRLQRFLLELGIGFAFVGRQVRLDVGGEDFFLDLLFYHCRLRCYVVLELKAGKFKPEHAGKMSFYLAAVDDKLRHPEDRPSIGIILCRSKSSVLVEYSLRATGKPIGVASYTLAKKLPQSLEGELPAPEDLEKALRAD